The Limnochorda sp. LNt genome includes a region encoding these proteins:
- a CDS encoding GmrSD restriction endonuclease domain-containing protein, with protein sequence MNGAAEFDSTKKQLHQSLKDIAEGKIQLPDFQRGWVWDDHRIRSLLGSVAKSYPIGTLMMLEAGNQEVRLRPRPIEGVALNGAVQPELFILDGQQRLTALYQALCSGAPVETRDEKGKPVKRWYYIDIAKALDDRVDKEEAIVGLPEDRIIRGFGGEIVLDVSTPEVEYEKGLFPLSKVFDCAEWRWAYAEYWNHHPEKTRQFDRFDREVIKRFEQYWVPVITLSRQTPKEAVCQVFEKVNTGGVPLTVFELLTAIYAAEDFSLRADWEKRRKEMSREPVLRTVEATDFLQAVTLVATYRAREAQLSQGMDPRAARPVSCKRGDILDLPLRTYQESADAVTEGFLKAARLLFSQKISRTKDLPYRTQLVPLAAILTVLGPEADLDGVKAKIVRWYWCGVLGELYGGALESRFARDLPEVVEWVRGGAEPSTVRDANFMPERLLTLRTRNSAAYKGLYVLLLREGALDFQSGELIADRAYYDDTIDIHHIFPRRWCDEQGIDPQRCESIVNKTALSSRTNREIGGTAPSIYLPRLEKKAGITPPRMDEILRSHLIEPSAIRQDDFDAFYRARESALLRYIERVMGKPVAASPEPAA encoded by the coding sequence ATGAACGGTGCTGCCGAGTTCGACAGCACCAAGAAGCAGCTGCACCAGTCGCTCAAGGACATCGCCGAGGGCAAGATCCAGCTCCCAGACTTCCAGCGCGGCTGGGTCTGGGACGATCACCGCATCCGCAGCCTGCTCGGCAGTGTCGCGAAGTCGTATCCCATCGGCACCCTCATGATGCTGGAGGCGGGCAATCAAGAGGTGCGGTTGCGCCCCCGGCCCATCGAAGGCGTCGCACTCAACGGGGCGGTCCAGCCTGAGCTCTTCATACTTGACGGGCAACAGCGACTGACGGCGCTCTACCAGGCCCTCTGCTCGGGCGCTCCTGTGGAAACTCGGGACGAAAAGGGCAAACCCGTCAAGCGCTGGTACTACATCGACATCGCCAAGGCGCTCGACGACCGTGTCGACAAGGAGGAGGCCATCGTCGGGCTGCCCGAGGACCGGATCATCCGGGGCTTCGGCGGTGAGATCGTCCTGGACGTCTCTACTCCCGAGGTGGAGTACGAGAAGGGGCTATTCCCCCTCTCCAAGGTGTTCGACTGCGCCGAGTGGCGGTGGGCCTACGCCGAGTACTGGAACCACCATCCCGAGAAGACGCGCCAGTTTGACCGATTCGACCGTGAAGTCATCAAGCGGTTCGAGCAGTACTGGGTGCCGGTGATCACCCTCAGTCGGCAGACCCCGAAGGAGGCCGTCTGTCAGGTCTTCGAGAAGGTCAATACGGGTGGCGTCCCGCTCACCGTATTCGAGCTCCTCACGGCCATTTACGCCGCTGAGGACTTCTCCCTTCGAGCCGATTGGGAGAAGCGTCGCAAGGAGATGAGCCGGGAACCTGTGCTACGCACGGTAGAGGCCACCGACTTCCTGCAGGCCGTCACGCTGGTGGCCACCTATCGGGCCCGAGAGGCGCAGTTGAGCCAGGGGATGGATCCGAGAGCGGCCCGCCCGGTCAGCTGCAAGAGGGGTGACATCCTTGACCTGCCCCTGCGCACCTATCAAGAGTCGGCGGACGCGGTGACCGAAGGCTTCTTGAAGGCCGCACGTCTGCTCTTCTCGCAGAAGATCTCTCGGACCAAGGACCTTCCCTACCGGACGCAGCTAGTACCCCTGGCCGCGATCCTGACGGTCCTCGGCCCGGAGGCAGACCTGGATGGGGTCAAGGCCAAGATCGTCCGGTGGTACTGGTGCGGGGTACTGGGGGAGCTATACGGGGGCGCTCTGGAGAGCCGATTCGCTCGGGACCTGCCCGAGGTGGTGGAGTGGGTGAGGGGCGGCGCCGAGCCCAGTACCGTGCGAGACGCCAACTTCATGCCGGAGAGGCTGCTCACCCTGCGCACCCGCAACAGCGCCGCCTACAAGGGCCTCTATGTGCTGTTGCTGAGGGAGGGCGCCCTGGACTTCCAGTCGGGTGAGCTCATCGCAGATCGGGCTTACTACGACGACACGATCGACATCCACCACATCTTCCCACGGCGCTGGTGCGACGAGCAGGGGATCGACCCGCAGCGGTGCGAGAGCATCGTCAACAAGACGGCGCTGTCATCTCGAACCAACCGGGAGATCGGAGGGACGGCCCCGAGCATCTACCTGCCGCGCCTGGAGAAGAAAGCGGGCATCACGCCGCCGCGCATGGACGAGATCCTCCGAAGCCACCTCATCGAGCCGTCGGCCATACGGCAGGACGATTTCGACGCGTTTTACAGGGCCCGGGAGTCGGCCCTGCTGCGCTACATCGAACGGGTGATGGGCAAGCCCGTGGCGGCAAGCCCTGAGCCGGCTGCGTAG
- a CDS encoding exopolysaccharide biosynthesis polyprenyl glycosylphosphotransferase, translated as MAATYAFRAVSLPRLTFAWAALLLWAGIVVWKGFIAFLLDRWEKVPAVASARVVQVLDLDSITLDRKAALQGILLLPNAREVILASSRLLDDSDRLLLEIRARACDWPAVLFKRVIDIVVSVVGLVVLSPVYLVGMLAIRLDSPGPVLYRQTRVGQGGRPFELIKLRTMVDRAEEHTGPVLASRDDPRITRVGRWLRAFRIDELPQLINVLRGEMSIVGPRPERPEFVQEFRKTIEGYDLRHLVKPGITGLAQVHGDYDAAAEDKLRFDLVYVFLWSPVLELKIILQTIGIMLTPARGLGSRTRVAPPQARAVEPTTNGSAMAEVAAAVDGGGRRDGVQGEPAAIQGDRLSER; from the coding sequence ATGGCCGCCACCTACGCCTTTCGTGCCGTGTCCCTTCCTCGCCTCACCTTTGCTTGGGCAGCTCTACTCCTGTGGGCGGGCATCGTGGTATGGAAGGGCTTCATTGCCTTCCTGCTCGATCGGTGGGAAAAGGTACCCGCCGTTGCTTCCGCGCGAGTGGTGCAAGTCTTGGACCTCGATTCCATCACTCTGGACCGCAAGGCAGCGCTGCAAGGCATCCTGCTGCTGCCAAACGCACGCGAGGTGATTCTGGCATCGAGCCGGCTACTGGACGACTCGGACCGACTGCTCTTGGAGATTCGAGCTCGAGCGTGTGACTGGCCCGCGGTGCTCTTCAAGCGAGTTATCGACATCGTGGTCAGCGTGGTCGGCCTCGTGGTGCTGTCGCCGGTTTACCTCGTGGGCATGCTTGCGATCCGGCTGGACTCACCGGGGCCCGTGCTGTACCGGCAAACCCGGGTTGGGCAGGGCGGGCGTCCGTTCGAGCTCATCAAGCTCCGAACCATGGTTGACCGAGCCGAGGAGCACACGGGCCCTGTACTGGCTTCTCGCGACGACCCCCGTATTACGCGGGTGGGACGGTGGCTTCGGGCGTTTCGAATCGACGAGCTCCCGCAGTTGATCAACGTCCTTCGGGGAGAGATGAGCATCGTAGGACCTCGTCCGGAGCGCCCGGAATTCGTGCAGGAGTTTCGCAAGACGATAGAAGGCTACGACTTGCGACATCTCGTCAAGCCGGGCATCACAGGGCTGGCTCAGGTACATGGGGACTACGATGCGGCGGCGGAGGACAAGCTTCGGTTCGACCTTGTCTATGTGTTCTTGTGGAGCCCTGTGCTGGAGTTGAAGATCATCCTCCAGACAATCGGCATCATGCTGACACCCGCACGGGGTCTCGGGTCCCGCACGAGAGTCGCCCCACCTCAAGCGCGGGCCGTTGAGCCAACCACCAACGGGAGTGCGATGGCAGAGGTGGCGGCCGCGGTGGACGGTGGTGGGCGCCGCGACGGCGTGCAGGGAGAGCCGGCCGCGATACAGGGCGACAGACTGAGCGAAAGGTAG
- a CDS encoding glycosyltransferase family 4 protein, with amino-acid sequence MSKVAVVASYAPSLVRFRGHLLRTLVDMGHTVYAFAPDIDGKVESWLRDAGIIARRFFLQRTGMNFVADMRSISELRRLFLSVQPDVVLGYSVKPVVYGSWAAKLAGVRRICSLISGLGYAFSGDSWKHKALRAVVRRLYKEALRWNDVVMFQNPDDMELFRQGRIVPDSARIVVVRGSGVDLDHFRPTPLPQTGMTFLMISRLLKEKGVEEYAEAARIIRSRYPEARFLLVGPMDSNPGGISPTDLQRWTAGGFVEYVGEVDDVRPYIRQSTVYVLPSYREGTPRSVLEAMAMGRPIVTTDVPGCRQTVEDGLNGFLVPPRDPTALANALERFIVDSRLASRMGQASRRMAEERFDVRQVTAAMLDAMELLVQPRGR; translated from the coding sequence ATGAGCAAGGTGGCCGTCGTGGCGAGCTATGCTCCGTCCCTGGTTCGTTTCCGCGGGCACTTGCTGCGTACGCTCGTCGACATGGGGCACACCGTGTATGCGTTTGCCCCCGACATTGATGGAAAAGTCGAGTCGTGGCTCCGTGACGCGGGCATTATAGCCCGGAGGTTCTTCCTACAGCGGACCGGTATGAACTTCGTGGCGGACATGCGGAGTATCAGCGAGCTGCGACGACTTTTCTTGTCGGTACAGCCGGATGTGGTCTTGGGGTACAGCGTTAAGCCCGTGGTATACGGGTCTTGGGCTGCCAAGTTGGCAGGCGTTCGGCGAATCTGCTCGCTTATCAGCGGGCTCGGCTATGCGTTCAGCGGCGATTCCTGGAAGCACAAAGCGCTCCGGGCCGTGGTGCGTCGGTTGTACAAAGAGGCGTTGCGCTGGAACGACGTCGTTATGTTCCAGAATCCGGATGACATGGAACTTTTCAGACAGGGAAGAATCGTGCCGGATTCGGCGAGAATCGTGGTCGTGAGAGGGTCTGGTGTGGACCTCGATCACTTTCGTCCGACTCCTCTCCCTCAAACTGGCATGACCTTCCTAATGATTTCCAGATTGTTGAAGGAGAAAGGGGTCGAGGAATACGCCGAAGCCGCGCGGATCATCCGTTCGAGGTATCCTGAGGCTCGATTCCTTCTGGTTGGGCCGATGGACAGCAATCCAGGCGGAATAAGTCCAACGGACTTGCAGAGATGGACTGCGGGGGGCTTTGTGGAGTACGTCGGAGAGGTTGACGATGTACGCCCCTACATCCGCCAGTCTACCGTGTATGTGTTGCCGTCGTACCGGGAAGGTACCCCTCGGTCAGTGCTGGAAGCGATGGCGATGGGCCGCCCTATCGTCACGACCGATGTGCCCGGCTGCCGGCAAACGGTTGAGGATGGGCTCAACGGATTCTTGGTGCCTCCGCGGGATCCTACTGCGCTGGCGAACGCCCTGGAACGTTTCATCGTCGATAGCAGGCTTGCTTCCCGCATGGGGCAGGCGAGCAGGCGGATGGCAGAAGAACGATTCGACGTTCGGCAGGTGACCGCGGCCATGCTGGATGCTATGGAATTGCTTGTTCAGCCACGTGGGAGATAG